DNA sequence from the Streptomyces sp. NBC_01497 genome:
ATGGAGGCGACGTTGGTGCAGCTGTCGGCGATCTCGGTGCCGCCGTCGTCGGCCGCGTATCCACCGAAGGACGGGATGACGTCGCCGCCGCCCGCCTGGATCGTGTCGATGTCGCTGCCGAAGGTGGACTGGGCGACGGGCATGCTGCTGTCGCCGTTCCAGTACGGCGTGCAGGAGCCTACGGACGAGGTCTGCAGGAAGGCCATGGTCAGGTACTTGTTGCCGGACTGCGAGGCGAGTTGGGCCGGGCTGTCGCCGTTGTACGCCTCGAAGTACGGGGCGTACAGGTGGGAGGGCAGCGCGGTGGCGGCCTGGGCTGTGGCCGCACCTGTCACCGCCATCCCGAGGGCGGCGGCGCCGGTGGCGAGGACGGCGAGAAGAGTGCGGGCGGGTCTGCGAACGGGTCCGGGCATGGACCGTTCTCCCTTCGTAGGGGGACCGGAAGGGTCAATGGTCTGGACCATTAATCGCCCTCGGCAGGCGCCTGTCAAGAGTTGGGGACACACCAGCCTTCGACAGGGCGCACGTGCACGGGTGGTTGGGGGCGATCGCAGCCCAACTTCGACCACCCCCGGCGGCCGCTGTTCATACGGTCGAGGGCCTGCCGAGCGCGGGCCCCAGCCTGGTCGCGATGTCCGTGAGGATCTGGACGTAGTCCTCGTGGTCGAAGGCGAACGGCAACGCGAAGGCGACCTCGTCGATCTCCCGGAACGCGGGCAGGGCGTAGAGCTGTTCGGCGATCCGGTCCGACGTGCCCACCAGGTCCCGCGCGAACAGCATCCGCCCGGGGCCCTGCGGGGCGGCGGTCCGCGGCAGCCGCTTCCTCGCGTACTCCTCGTACTTGGCGCGCTGCCCCGGCGTGGCGGAGTCGGTGGGCACGACGACGAGTCCCTGCGAGACCCGCCCCCGGTCGCCGTCGGGGTGGTGGGCGCGGAACTCCCGCACATGCGAGAGCTGGATCGCGGCGAAGTCCTCGGACTCCTCGGCCCGCACGACGCTGCTGGTCAGGAAGTTCATCCCTTGCTCACCCGCCCAGCGGGCGGAGCGCAGACTCGCACCGCCGTACCACATGCGCCGCCCCAGCCCGGGGGAATGCGGCTGCACACGCTCGGAGTACGTCTCGAAGCCCTCCGTGCCGCTGAAGTCCGTGACGGGCTCGCCGCGCACGAAGTCCAGCAGACGCCGCACCCGTCCGTAGCCGAAGTCCTCCTCGTCGGCGGTGCCCGGGTACAGCGCGTCCTTGACCCGGTCGTAGTGCGTCGGCGGGCCGACGCTGACGCCGGGATTGAGCCGGCCGCCCGAGAGGATGTCGACTGTCGACAGGTCCTCCGCGAGTCGCAGCGGGTTCTCCCAGCCCAGCGGGATGACGGCCGTGCCCAGCTCGATACGGCTCGTACGCTGCGTGGCGGCCGCGAGCACGGCCGTCGGTGACGAGATGCCGTACTGCAGGTGCCGGTGGCGGACCCAGGCGCTGTCGAAACCGAGGCGCTCGCCGAGTTCGATGACGGCGAGGGTCGATTCGTGACCCGCCCGGGGGTTGTCGCCGTCGAACAGCCCGATGGTCAGGAACCCGAGCTTTCTGAGCGGTTGCGAGGTCTGCGGCACGGGGGTCCTCCAAGGTCCGCGGCGTGGTCGCCGTCTCTGCGCTGCCACGATTCTGGCAGGCCCCCGTGCCGCGCGGCGCGCCGGCTCCGCGTTCCTCACCCGGCCTTTGCCCGGCGGCCGTTGCGCCTCGTGGCGGGGCGCGGGAGTGTCAGCAGGGCACCGGGATGCCGTTGCCGATCTCGGTGGGCAGCGGATCGGTCTCGCTGGAGATGTCGGTGTCCTTCATGTAGCCCCACTCGCCGTTGTCGGCCTCGGTCCACAGCCAGCGGTAGGGGTGCGGGCCGCCGACGTAGGCACCGTTGTCGGTCCTGCACTCGAACCAGCTCGGGTTGGTGTTCATGGTGCCCACCGGCCGGCTGGTGTCGGGCGCGGCGTACACGGTCGCCCCCACGACGTTGTGGCAGTACCACGACGTACGTCCGTCGTACGTGCAGGGTGTGGCCGCCTCCGCCGTGCCGGTGAGGACCGTGGCGAGGGCCGCCACCGAGACGCCGGCCGTCACCAGTGCCGAGATCCTCCGTATCTGCTTCGTCATGCTGTCTCCCCCTTGCGTGATTGACGGGAACACGTCATCCCGTCGATGGTGCTCGCACCCTAGGACACGTCCGCGCGTCTGCCGGAACGGGACAGCGCCGGTGTTCCGGCCGATCTCCGGCGACGACGGATCGCGCCTGACCTGCGAAGCTCGTCGGCGCACCGCACTGGACGCCACGTCGTCCGTGGCCGGAAGCCGCCGCACCTCGCGCCGTCCGGAGCCTGCCGGACCCCCGCTCGGACCGTGGCGCCGACGGCCGCCCGGTGCCCGGGCCGGCTCAGGGGCGAGCGCCTCGCGCCGCGGCCGACGGCGCGCACGCCTGCCCCCCGGCCCCGCACAGCGAGGCCGCGCCGTGCACGGCGGCCGGCGACCCGATCGGCACGCCGTTCGCGCGCAGCACCCCGCGGACGTCCTGGATCAGCGGGAAGACCTCCCGGTTCCAGTCCTCCCCCTGCTCGTCCCAGGCCCGCTGCTCCGCCTCGACCGCCATCCGGTCCTGCGCGAAGACCCGTTCGGTGAACCGCCGGATCAGCGGCCAGGCGGCGTGCAGCGCCCCGGGGACCGGCGGCTTCTCGATCATGAGCAGCCCGTAGGCGTGGTTCGTGCGCTGCTCCGCGTCCTCGGGCACATACGCGACCCAGAGTGAGAACGCGGGCAGATCCGCCTTCTCCGGCACCGCCTGCAGCGTCTGGTACGGGTACTGCGTCCGGATCGTGACGACGTCCGGCGAGGCGGAACCGCCGACCCCCTCGGCGGAGAGGAGTCCCGCGCCGCGGTCCTTGCGCCCGCCGGCGGGCGTGAACAGGTACCGCGCCTCGACGAACTCCGGGCCCTTCTCGTACCCGAGCAGTTCGGGCTGGATCCGGCCGAGCACACTGCGGTGCAGGAACTGGTGGTTCATGTCGAGCAGGTTCTCGTGCATGAACGAGTAGTGGCACCGCACGGTACGGGAGAACGTCATCGTCCTGTGCCGCGGCGAGTCGAACTGCGGCAGGTCCGGCAGCGGTGTGGTCGCGGCCTTCTCCGGGTCGCCGGGGAAGACGAACACCAGGCCGTACCGCTCCCGCGCCGGGTAGGCCCGCACACCGCGCGGGACCCCCTCGACCCCCTTGGGCAGGTACGGGATCTGCGAGACGCGCCCGTTCCCGCGGTAGGCCCAGGCGTGGTAGCAGCAGCGGAGTGCCTCGCCCTCCACCACACCCATGCTCAGCGGGACCTGACGGTGCGCACACCGGTCCTCCAGCGCGTACACCGTGCCGCTGCGGCCGCGGTACAGCGCGATCCGCTCACCCGCGAAGGAGGCGGCGTACGTCTTGTTCCTCGCCACCTTCCGCGAGGTCGCCACCGGATACCAGAAGTCCGGGGCGATCCCGACCCGCCGGAGGTCGGTGACGCCCCCCGACGCCTCCCGCGCATGCCGGGCACGGCCCGTGGTCCCGGGGTCCGCGGCTTCCTCGTCGGCGGCCGGCTGTGTCTGGGTCATGCGCTTCTCCATTGCGTGCGACTCGTCGGTGCGCGGAGCGGGGGAGCACGGCGCCGTTCCTCCCTCTCCGCCGTGTCCGTCGCGCGTCACCGCGGCGGCACGAGGCCCGGCCCCTGTCCACGGACGACCCTTCCACCACTGCGCGAACCGCACGATCCGGGAGGGTCCCGGCGAGTGACGCCGGACCGCGCGGGCGGGCCGGCGTCCTTTACCTGTACCTGGCACAACAGTCTTGACATGAGCGCGCCGCCCGGCGGAGCATCCTGGGCCAAGCGGTTAGGAAACCTTCCTAACATCCCCCCACATCGCGGAAGGCCGTCATGCCCAGAACCCTTCGCCGCCCCCTCGTCGCCCTCACCGCCGCGCTCTGCCCCGCCATGGCGCTGCTCGTCGCCGGCCCCTCGGCCCACGCCGCCACGGCCTCCTTCCCCGCCCAGTACGCCGCTCCCTACCTCCAGATCGACAACAGCACCGCCAAGGACATGGCCGCGGACCAGAAGGCGTCCGGCGTGAACCACTACACGCTCGCCTTCCTCACCTCGCAGTCCGGCTGCACCCTGAACTGGGAGGACGGTGGCGACGCGGTCGGCGCCCACAGCACCGAGATCAACGCGCTCAAGTCCTCCGGCGGCGACGTCGCCATCTCCTTCGGCGGCGCGGGGAGCAAGGAACTCGCCCAGACCTGTACCTCGGTCTCCAGCCTGACCGCCGCGTACAAGAAGGTCGTTGACACCTACGGCGTCAACCGCCTCGACTTCGACATCGAGGGCGGCACCCTCGGCGACACCAGCGCCAACACGCGGCGCGCCCAGGCCCTCGCCGCGCTCCAGAAGGCCGAACCCGCCGTGCAGATCGACTGGACCGTCGCCGTCGACCCCGACGGGATGGAGTCCGACGTCACCGGACTGCTGACCGGCGCCCAGTCGGCCGGTGTCAAGACCACCGTCGTCAACCTCATGACCATGGACTTCGGCGACGGCGAGAACGCCCTCCAGGACTCGGAGTCCGGCGCCAACGCCGCCGTGAAGCAGTTCGTCTCGATCTACGGCGGCTCCACCGCCGCCAACTGGGCCCGCATGGGACTGACGCCCATCGCGGGCCAGAACGACGACGACGAGAACTTCAGCCAGTCCGACGCCTCCGCCCTGGAGAGCTTCGCGGCCGGCAAGGGCGTGCAGGAACTGTCCTTCTGGGAGGTCGACGAGTACGACAAGGCCGTCGGATACGCCTACTCCAAGATCTTCAACAAGATCTGACAGCAGGGCACTTCGATGAGGGCTGCGGCGCGTCAGACGCGAACGGCGCGCCGCAGCCTGAACGGGACGTACACGACGAGAGCCGCCACGAACGCCACGTAGTACGCGAGATCCGCCCCGTGCAGCGCGTGGGCGACGGAGCCCTCGTACACGGAGGTGTTCATGAAGGGCACCGCGGCGCCGAAACCGACGACGAACGCGAGCAGCGCGGGCCACCACGGGCGGCGCTCCGCCTGCTCCGCCGCCAGGTCCACCGGCGCCCCGCCCCGGGCCCGCGAGCGCGCGTACCAGTCAACCGACACCACGGCGACGAAGCCGGGAATCCAGTACCCGACGAACAGCAGCACGTTCTGGAAGCGCGCCACCGTGTCGGCGGCGTGCATCCACAGCACCAGCGGGAAGCCCAGGGCCGCGGCGAGCACCGCGGCGAGAGGCCGCGGCAGCCGCACCCCGACCGTCTGGAGGGCCAGCGAGCCGCTGTAGTCGTTCATCGCGTTGCTGCACAGCGCCGCACACGCCACCGCGAGCAGCCCGAACGCGCCCAGCGCGCCGCCACCGAGCAGGCGGTCCACCCCCGCCGCACTCTGGTCGGTGAACACCGAGGCGCCCCAGAGGCCGAGCGCCTGCACCGCGACGAACGAGACACTCACACCGAGGAGTGTGTACCAGAACATGCGGGTACGGGACGTCTCCCTGGGCAGATAGCGGCTGAAGTCGCTGGCGTACGGCGCCCAGGACAGCGACAGGCTCAACGCCACCGTGCTGGTCAGCATGAAGGCGCCGAACCGGTCGGCCCCGTGCACCTGCGAGACGGCGGCGGGATGCACCCCGCCGAGCATCTTCACGGCGAGGAGCGCGAAAGCCACCGCGAGCCCCAGCGTCATGACCTTCTGGAGCCGGTGGATCGCCTCGTAGCCCAGCACCCCGACCAGTCCCTGCCCGGCCATCATCACCAGCACCCCGAGCCAGAAGGGCCAGCCGAACAGCCGGGCCAGCGCGTCCCCGCCGAACAGGCCGATCAGCGCGTCCCAGGCCACCGACGACATCCACTGGAGCAGCCCCGGCACGACCACCGAGCGGCCGAAGGCCAGGCGGGCCAGCGGCAGTTGCCCGGCTCCGGTGCTGCTGCCCCACGTTCCCAGCCCCGCCACCGGCACGGCGCCCAGCACCGTGCCGACAACCACCGCCACCAGGGCCGTCGTGAAGTCCAGCCCCAGCACCACGCCCAGCGTCCCGGTGAACACCCCCGTCATCGTGAGGTTCGGCGCGAACCACACGGTGAACAGCCGTCCTGCCCGGCCGTAACGGTGGTCCCCGGGAACGGGCGCGATGCCCTGGGTCTCGATCCGCAGATCCCCCGCGGCGGCGGGCATCCGGCCCTCGAAGGCGGACGCACGCGCCCCGTCCGCGACATCGTCGCGGTCCTGCAGAGAAGTACGCGGCTGCGCCATGAGAGACATCCCTCCGCCAGTACGAGCTGGTTCAGGTTCGACGGGTGTGATCTCAGCCCCGCGCGGGGCACCCCGTGTCCGGTCCCACCAGCCTAACGCGCCCATCCCGCGCCGCGCGGTCCGGGGGTGGGCCGCTCCCGGAGGGCCGCCGTGCGGCCCGTGCGCGTGGTGGAACGCGGACGGCGCCGCAGGACGGGCCCGCGGACGTGTCCGCTGCCCGCGCTTCTATGCTGGCGAAGTTGCCTGGGAACAGATGGAGAGTGCCGTGCCGCGCCGGATCGACGTCATCACCGCGGTGCACGCGCCCTCCGCCCGCTACCTGGCGGACGCCTACCGCTCCCTGCGCGGGCAGCGCATGCCCGAGGGCTGGGAGTGGCACTGGCTGATACAGCAGGACGGCGACAGCGACACCGTCGCCCCCTACGTGCCGGCCGATCCACGCGTCTCCTTCCACCAGGGACGTCCCGGCGGTCCCGGCACCGCGAGGACGCTGGCCCTCGCGCACGCGCACGGCCCTTACGTCCGCGTCCTGGACGCCGACGACCAGCTCCCGCCCGGCGCCCTCGCCCGCGACATCCTCGCGCTGGAGGGCCATGCGGACATCGGCTGGACGACATCTCGCGCACTGGACCTGCTGCCTGACGGTTCCACCGTCTCGTTCGAGACGGACCCCGCTCACGGGCGGCTGGAACCGGGCGGCATCCTCGCCCACTGGGCCGGTCACGACCACCGGCTGCTCGTCCACCCGGCGACGCTGTGCGTCCGCCGCGAACTGCTGCTCGCCCTGGGCGGCTGGATGGCGCTGCCGGCCTCCGAGGACACCGGTCTGCTCCTGGCCCTGGAGGCCACCGGGCCGGGCTGGTTCACCCGTGAGCCGGGCCTGCTCTACCGCAAGTGGCCCGGCCAGGTCACCGGGCAGCGGGCGCACGCTGACAAGGCGGAGTGGCAGGCCCGCACGGCCGTCGTGGAAGCCAGGGCCCGGGCGCTCGCGCGCCTGTACCCGCGAGGGCCCGTGCCCCGGTAGCAGGTCTTGCCGCACCCGCCACCGGTATCCGCGCCGCAGCGCGGTCCCGGGCTCGCGGCGGAGCAGGCCGTCGTGGCGCCGCCCGGTGTGGGCGGCGCCACCACGGCGCGACGGTTCAGGAAGGCAGCCCCCACTTCTGTGCCGCGCTGCTGTTGCAGGTGTAGAGCGCCAGTTGTGTGCCCTGCGTCGTGGACGAGGACGGGTCGTCCAGGCAGAGCCCCGACCCGGGGTTGACCAGGGACCCGTTGGAGCCGGCGGTCCACTTCTGCGCGCCCGTGCCGTTGCAGTTCCACAGCTGGACGGGCGTTCCGTTGGTCGTGCCGCTGTTCGACACGTCCAGGCACTTGCCGAGGGTGCGCAGGGTGCCGTCGGCCGCGATCGTCCAGTCCTGCGCCGCCGTGCTGTCACAGCCCCAGAGCTGGACGTGGCTGCCGTCCGTGGTCGAGGAGCCCTGGTCGTCCACGCACAGGCTCGCGGACACGCCCGCGGTGACGGGCCCGACCCGCGGCTTGGCGGGAGCGGCCAGGCTGCCGCCGTACGACGGGGGAGCCGCCGAAGTCCCCGCGGCCCACGAGGTGTTCGCTGCGGTACCGAGGGTGTACGAGAGGGTTCCACCGCCGGTGATCGCCGCGGTGGGTGCGTAGGCGTTGTTCCAGGACGCCCCGTTCCAGGAGGCGGACTGCACGTACGGGGCGTTGTCCGCCGCGCCGTTCCCGTTGATCGTCAGGGTCTTGCCCGACGGCAGGGTGACCACGGCCTGGGTGAACAGCGGGGAGCCGAGCGCCAGGTCCGAGGTGCCGGGTGTCATGGGATACATCCCGAGTGCGGACCACACGTACCAGGCGCTCATCGCGCCGAGGTCGTCGTTGCCGTCGGCCAGGCCGCCCGGTGTGTTCGTCCAGATCTGGTCCTGGACGCTGCGGACCGTCGACTGCGTCCGGTACGGCTCACCGGTGTAGTCGTACTCCCAGGGGAGTTCGATGCTGGGCTCGTTGCCGACCCAGGCGTAGCCGTTCGCGCCGGTGTAGCTGCGCAGCGTGGTGTCCAGGTAGTGGTTCATCGCCGCGTTGCCGCCCTTGGCGGTGGCCAGACCCGCGACGTCGAACGGCACCATGCCGGTGTAGATCCACGAGTCGGCCTCGACCATGTCGTTGCCGCTGGTGGGATCGAAGCCGCCGACCCAGGTGCCGTCGGCGTCGCGCGGCTGGACGAAGCCCGAGGCCGGGTTCAGGACGTTGCGCCAGTCCTGGGCGCGGTCCGCGTACGTCTTCTGGTCGGCGCTGTCGCCGAGTGCCCCGGCGTACGCCGACAGGGCGAAGTCCGCGGTGTTGTACTCCAGCGTCGTCGAGACGGGACCGTAGAAGTTGCAGCAGCCGTAGCTGCCGTCGTGCGGCATGTATCCGGGGCTGCTCAGGTAGTTCAGGCCCGGGCGGTTGTTGTTCGTCCTGCTCGCCTCGGAGACCATGTCCGTCAGCGCGGTGGACGTGTCGAAGTTCGTCGCCCCGAACGCGTGGAAGTCGGCGAGGATCGCGGCGGCCGGGTCGCCGACCATCACGTAGCTCTCGCCGTTGTTCTCCGACCACTTGGGGAACGTGCCGGTCTGGGCGTAGTCGTCGACCATCGACTGCGCCGTGTCCGACGCGGTCTGCGGATCGACCAGTGCCTCCAGCTGCGCCTGGGAGCGGTACGTGTCCCAGCCGGAGTAGTTGGCGTACGCGGCGCGGTGGCCGGAGTCGACGGTGTGGGTCTTGCCGTCGAAGCCCGAGTACTGGCCGTTGGTGTCGCTGATGACGTTGGGGTGCAGGAGTGAGTGGTAGAGCGCGGTGTAGAAGACCGTCTGCTGGTCGGCGGTGCCGCCCGCAGTCTGGATCTTCCCGAGCTCGGCGTTCCACGCGTCACGTGCGGCGTCCCGTGTGGAGTCGAAGTTCCAGCCCGTGTTCTCCGCGGTGCGGTTGGCGACCGCGTTGGCGGTGGAGACGTAGGAGATGCCCACCTTGGCCTGCACCACCTGCTGGGAGGTGGTGTTGAAGGTGAGGTGCGCGCTCGACGCCGCCGCGTCGGGTGCGGCCGTGGACGCCGACGTCGCGGCCTTCGGCATCGAGCCGTGCAGCTGGGGCTTGTTCGGCTTCTCCGGGGCGTTCTTGGACGCACGCTTCGCGGACGGCGCGGGTGCGGCCTGTGCCTTCGTCGCGGCGCTCGTGCCCGACCCGGTGAACGGCTGGTCGAAGACCATGTCGAAGTGCACGGTGTACGTGTTGCCCGCGCCGCAGAACTTGCCGCTGGTCACCTGGCCGCTGATCTCCGTGCTGGAGACGACGGTGAACTGGGGCGCGGTGTCCCCGTTCTG
Encoded proteins:
- a CDS encoding aromatic ring-hydroxylating dioxygenase subunit alpha, which produces MTQTQPAADEEAADPGTTGRARHAREASGGVTDLRRVGIAPDFWYPVATSRKVARNKTYAASFAGERIALYRGRSGTVYALEDRCAHRQVPLSMGVVEGEALRCCYHAWAYRGNGRVSQIPYLPKGVEGVPRGVRAYPARERYGLVFVFPGDPEKAATTPLPDLPQFDSPRHRTMTFSRTVRCHYSFMHENLLDMNHQFLHRSVLGRIQPELLGYEKGPEFVEARYLFTPAGGRKDRGAGLLSAEGVGGSASPDVVTIRTQYPYQTLQAVPEKADLPAFSLWVAYVPEDAEQRTNHAYGLLMIEKPPVPGALHAAWPLIRRFTERVFAQDRMAVEAEQRAWDEQGEDWNREVFPLIQDVRGVLRANGVPIGSPAAVHGAASLCGAGGQACAPSAAARGARP
- a CDS encoding glycosyl hydrolase family 18 protein is translated as MPRTLRRPLVALTAALCPAMALLVAGPSAHAATASFPAQYAAPYLQIDNSTAKDMAADQKASGVNHYTLAFLTSQSGCTLNWEDGGDAVGAHSTEINALKSSGGDVAISFGGAGSKELAQTCTSVSSLTAAYKKVVDTYGVNRLDFDIEGGTLGDTSANTRRAQALAALQKAEPAVQIDWTVAVDPDGMESDVTGLLTGAQSAGVKTTVVNLMTMDFGDGENALQDSESGANAAVKQFVSIYGGSTAANWARMGLTPIAGQNDDDENFSQSDASALESFAAGKGVQELSFWEVDEYDKAVGYAYSKIFNKI
- a CDS encoding LLM class flavin-dependent oxidoreductase — its product is MPQTSQPLRKLGFLTIGLFDGDNPRAGHESTLAVIELGERLGFDSAWVRHRHLQYGISSPTAVLAAATQRTSRIELGTAVIPLGWENPLRLAEDLSTVDILSGGRLNPGVSVGPPTHYDRVKDALYPGTADEEDFGYGRVRRLLDFVRGEPVTDFSGTEGFETYSERVQPHSPGLGRRMWYGGASLRSARWAGEQGMNFLTSSVVRAEESEDFAAIQLSHVREFRAHHPDGDRGRVSQGLVVVPTDSATPGQRAKYEEYARKRLPRTAAPQGPGRMLFARDLVGTSDRIAEQLYALPAFREIDEVAFALPFAFDHEDYVQILTDIATRLGPALGRPSTV
- a CDS encoding purine-cytosine permease family protein, translated to MAQPRTSLQDRDDVADGARASAFEGRMPAAAGDLRIETQGIAPVPGDHRYGRAGRLFTVWFAPNLTMTGVFTGTLGVVLGLDFTTALVAVVVGTVLGAVPVAGLGTWGSSTGAGQLPLARLAFGRSVVVPGLLQWMSSVAWDALIGLFGGDALARLFGWPFWLGVLVMMAGQGLVGVLGYEAIHRLQKVMTLGLAVAFALLAVKMLGGVHPAAVSQVHGADRFGAFMLTSTVALSLSLSWAPYASDFSRYLPRETSRTRMFWYTLLGVSVSFVAVQALGLWGASVFTDQSAAGVDRLLGGGALGAFGLLAVACAALCSNAMNDYSGSLALQTVGVRLPRPLAAVLAAALGFPLVLWMHAADTVARFQNVLLFVGYWIPGFVAVVSVDWYARSRARGGAPVDLAAEQAERRPWWPALLAFVVGFGAAVPFMNTSVYEGSVAHALHGADLAYYVAFVAALVVYVPFRLRRAVRV
- a CDS encoding glycosyltransferase family 2 protein, with the protein product MESAVPRRIDVITAVHAPSARYLADAYRSLRGQRMPEGWEWHWLIQQDGDSDTVAPYVPADPRVSFHQGRPGGPGTARTLALAHAHGPYVRVLDADDQLPPGALARDILALEGHADIGWTTSRALDLLPDGSTVSFETDPAHGRLEPGGILAHWAGHDHRLLVHPATLCVRRELLLALGGWMALPASEDTGLLLALEATGPGWFTREPGLLYRKWPGQVTGQRAHADKAEWQARTAVVEARARALARLYPRGPVPR
- a CDS encoding lectin, producing MPGRRSATARPRRTFGRAAGGVLTVAALAAAGLGTPALAASGPALVASPAALVNPLIGTSNQADDFPGADVPFGMVQWSPDTPSRPSGGGYEYNDSSITGFSLTHIAGPGCGAAGDVPVLPTVGAVSTTATDSYAHGNESASPGSYKVALDNHVTTELTTTTRSGMARFTFPATTQANLIFKLAGSQNGDTAPQFTVVSSTEISGQVTSGKFCGAGNTYTVHFDMVFDQPFTGSGTSAATKAQAAPAPSAKRASKNAPEKPNKPQLHGSMPKAATSASTAAPDAAASSAHLTFNTTSQQVVQAKVGISYVSTANAVANRTAENTGWNFDSTRDAARDAWNAELGKIQTAGGTADQQTVFYTALYHSLLHPNVISDTNGQYSGFDGKTHTVDSGHRAAYANYSGWDTYRSQAQLEALVDPQTASDTAQSMVDDYAQTGTFPKWSENNGESYVMVGDPAAAILADFHAFGATNFDTSTALTDMVSEASRTNNNRPGLNYLSSPGYMPHDGSYGCCNFYGPVSTTLEYNTADFALSAYAGALGDSADQKTYADRAQDWRNVLNPASGFVQPRDADGTWVGGFDPTSGNDMVEADSWIYTGMVPFDVAGLATAKGGNAAMNHYLDTTLRSYTGANGYAWVGNEPSIELPWEYDYTGEPYRTQSTVRSVQDQIWTNTPGGLADGNDDLGAMSAWYVWSALGMYPMTPGTSDLALGSPLFTQAVVTLPSGKTLTINGNGAADNAPYVQSASWNGASWNNAYAPTAAITGGGTLSYTLGTAANTSWAAGTSAAPPSYGGSLAAPAKPRVGPVTAGVSASLCVDDQGSSTTDGSHVQLWGCDSTAAQDWTIAADGTLRTLGKCLDVSNSGTTNGTPVQLWNCNGTGAQKWTAGSNGSLVNPGSGLCLDDPSSSTTQGTQLALYTCNSSAAQKWGLPS